In Acidimicrobiia bacterium, one genomic interval encodes:
- a CDS encoding AzlC family ABC transporter permease: MDFKEIRSGARACVPMLIGVIPFGLVAGVTPVAKGLGFWSAMGMSTIIFAGASQLALVDVLASGGSALIAALAAWTINLRMLLYSASAAPYLAKESLPKRLAVSYLLFDQNYAISVAHWSNRPAKAKAEFALGGGVLLGSAWIICTLVGALLGTAVPEWLPLDFAVPLVFLVLLVPAVVTKPALMAATVGGIGAVVAAEVGASHSSVIIGALLGIAAGTWADWYLETKAGPGMQAGETGTSA, from the coding sequence GTGGATTTTAAAGAGATTCGATCCGGTGCACGCGCCTGCGTGCCGATGTTGATTGGGGTCATACCTTTTGGGCTAGTCGCTGGCGTCACCCCGGTGGCTAAAGGTTTGGGTTTCTGGTCGGCCATGGGGATGTCAACCATCATTTTTGCAGGCGCGTCACAGTTGGCGCTGGTTGACGTCTTGGCGAGTGGCGGTTCGGCTCTGATCGCGGCGCTGGCCGCTTGGACAATCAACCTTCGAATGTTGTTGTACTCAGCTTCGGCGGCACCGTACCTAGCAAAAGAGTCATTGCCGAAGCGTTTGGCTGTTTCATATCTGCTCTTTGACCAGAACTACGCCATCTCGGTTGCCCACTGGTCAAATCGCCCCGCAAAAGCCAAAGCCGAATTCGCCTTAGGCGGCGGCGTACTATTGGGTTCGGCCTGGATCATCTGCACCCTTGTCGGCGCGCTGTTGGGTACCGCGGTACCCGAATGGCTACCGCTAGATTTCGCGGTACCGTTGGTGTTTTTGGTGCTTTTGGTTCCAGCTGTAGTTACCAAACCCGCACTGATGGCGGCCACGGTAGGTGGCATTGGCGCAGTTGTGGCGGCCGAGGTTGGTGCCAGTCATTCCTCGGTAATCATTGGCGCCCTCTTGGGCATCGCCGCTGGCACCTGGGCCGATTGGTACTTGGAGACCAAAGCGGGACCAGGTATGCAAGCTGGGGAAACCGGTACCTCAGCATGA
- a CDS encoding AzlD domain-containing protein, giving the protein MNRIWWAIILAGIGTYAMRAAFIVAASRMSTVPAWAERILRQIPPAALAALVLPALLQPEGHLDFWQPRLYVGVVAALVAWKTNNTALTLSVGLAGLTLALAVLP; this is encoded by the coding sequence ATGAACCGGATTTGGTGGGCCATCATTCTGGCCGGAATTGGTACCTACGCTATGCGCGCCGCCTTCATCGTGGCTGCCTCACGAATGTCCACCGTTCCCGCGTGGGCCGAGCGGATTCTGCGCCAAATTCCACCGGCAGCCTTGGCGGCCTTGGTGCTTCCGGCCCTGCTGCAGCCTGAAGGCCACCTAGACTTTTGGCAGCCTCGGCTATACGTGGGCGTGGTGGCGGCGTTGGTGGCTTGGAAGACCAACAACACCGCCCTCACCCTAAGCGTAGGTTTAGCTGGGCTAACGCTGGCCCTGGCGGTATTGCCCTAG
- a CDS encoding glycine--tRNA ligase, with product MSDVSSASTHPEADPGLFDKIVNLSKRRGFIFPSAEIYGGFRSTYDYGPIGVLLLRNVKNAWWRSMVQLRTDVVGLDAAILSPPAVWEASGHLANFTDPLVDCRKCGTRHRQDKLEDPNVCPSCGAVGQFTEPRQFNLMFQTHAGPVQNEGAVAYLRPETAQGMFVNFANVLNASRKKPPFGIAQVGKSFRNEITPQNFVFRTREFEQMELEFFVPPEEAADWYDYWRKERFQWYIDLGIPAEKLRMRDHDADELSHYSKGTADVEFLFPWGWDELEGVANRGDYDLTQHSKHSGEKLDYFDQATGTRYVPHVIEPAAGATRTMMAFLMAAYDEEEVNGETRVVLRLHHRLAPYQIAVLPLSKKDTLVPAAQEVLRQLQPHWMCDYDETQAIGRRYRRQDELGTPYCITIDFDSLEDKAVTIRERDSMEQVRIPITELVAWFRERLD from the coding sequence ATGTCTGATGTTTCTTCCGCTTCAACCCACCCCGAGGCTGACCCGGGGCTGTTCGACAAAATTGTGAACCTCTCTAAGCGCCGAGGTTTCATATTCCCTTCCGCCGAAATTTATGGTGGATTCCGCTCTACTTATGACTACGGGCCCATTGGAGTACTACTACTTCGCAACGTGAAGAACGCTTGGTGGCGTTCGATGGTGCAGCTGCGCACCGATGTGGTTGGCCTCGATGCCGCCATCTTGTCACCGCCCGCGGTTTGGGAGGCCTCGGGACATCTGGCGAATTTCACTGATCCCTTGGTGGATTGCCGTAAATGTGGTACTCGTCATCGCCAAGACAAGCTGGAAGACCCCAATGTGTGTCCGTCTTGTGGAGCGGTTGGCCAATTCACCGAGCCACGTCAATTCAACTTGATGTTCCAAACCCATGCAGGACCGGTTCAAAATGAGGGTGCGGTTGCTTATCTGCGCCCCGAAACCGCCCAGGGCATGTTTGTGAACTTCGCCAACGTTTTGAATGCCAGCCGTAAGAAGCCACCATTTGGGATTGCTCAGGTCGGCAAGTCATTCCGCAACGAAATCACTCCGCAGAACTTTGTGTTCCGTACCCGAGAGTTCGAACAGATGGAACTCGAGTTCTTTGTGCCACCGGAAGAAGCCGCTGATTGGTATGACTATTGGCGCAAAGAGCGTTTCCAGTGGTACATCGACCTGGGTATTCCCGCTGAAAAACTACGAATGCGTGACCACGACGCCGACGAGTTGAGTCATTATTCTAAAGGAACCGCCGACGTAGAATTCCTCTTCCCTTGGGGTTGGGACGAGCTTGAAGGTGTAGCTAACCGCGGCGATTACGACCTCACCCAACATTCCAAGCATTCTGGCGAAAAGCTTGATTATTTCGATCAGGCTACCGGCACTCGATACGTGCCCCATGTGATTGAGCCCGCTGCTGGTGCAACCCGCACCATGATGGCGTTCTTAATGGCGGCCTATGACGAGGAAGAAGTTAACGGCGAAACCCGAGTGGTGCTTAGGTTGCACCACCGTTTGGCGCCGTACCAAATTGCTGTACTTCCCCTGTCGAAGAAGGACACCTTAGTGCCCGCGGCCCAAGAAGTGTTGCGCCAATTGCAACCTCACTGGATGTGCGATTACGACGAGACCCAAGCCATTGGACGTCGGTACCGCCGTCAAGACGAGCTGGGCACGCCCTATTGCATAACCATCGACTTTGATTCTTTGGAAGATAAAGCGGTCACTATTCGCGAGCGTGACTCGATGGAGCAGGTTCGTATACCTATCACCGAACTAGTGGCCTGGTTCCGGGAACGACTTGATTAA
- the recO gene encoding DNA repair protein RecO gives MAAGTGLYRDHGVVLRTYKLGEADRIVVFATQNHGKVRAVAKGVRKTRSKFGARLEPLSHVALQLYPGRDLDIVTQAETVDHFRAIREDFDRYSRGVAMLEAIDQLCLEGESNPRFYQMLVGALRALAERDSPLMVSAFYFKLLAQEGVQPELDVCVACGDAVDLVAFDVHEGGALCRSCRSGVSLSSPALQLLRLVLGGGLVEALAVPPSPATDEIDALATMAMEHHLERRLKSLRTLDRA, from the coding sequence ATGGCTGCTGGTACCGGGCTTTACCGTGATCATGGGGTGGTCTTGCGCACCTACAAGTTAGGTGAAGCTGACCGAATCGTAGTTTTTGCCACCCAGAATCATGGCAAAGTACGAGCGGTGGCCAAAGGCGTGCGAAAAACCCGTAGCAAGTTTGGTGCTCGGCTAGAACCGCTTAGCCATGTAGCTCTCCAGCTTTATCCGGGGCGAGACTTAGACATTGTGACTCAGGCTGAGACTGTCGATCATTTCCGTGCTATTCGGGAAGACTTCGATCGTTATAGCCGAGGTGTGGCCATGCTGGAAGCGATTGATCAGCTGTGCCTTGAGGGTGAGAGCAACCCTCGCTTCTATCAAATGCTAGTGGGGGCGTTGCGTGCTTTGGCCGAGCGTGACTCACCATTGATGGTCTCGGCTTTTTATTTCAAGCTTTTGGCACAAGAAGGTGTGCAACCCGAACTTGATGTATGTGTAGCCTGCGGCGATGCCGTAGACCTAGTGGCTTTCGATGTGCACGAAGGTGGGGCGTTGTGTCGCTCATGCCGTTCGGGGGTTTCGCTCAGCTCGCCAGCTTTACAGCTTCTTAGGTTGGTTCTAGGTGGTGGATTAGTAGAGGCTTTAGCGGTACCGCCCTCGCCAGCTACCGACGAAATTGATGCGTTGGCCACCATGGCCATGGAGCATCATCTGGAGCGGCGATTGAAATCCCTGCGGACGTTAGATAGGGCATAG
- the uppS gene encoding polyprenyl diphosphate synthase encodes MLPNGLNLSRIPTHIAAVMDGNGRWAQRRGLPRTEGHAAGEEALFDTVEGALELGVEWLTVYAFSTENWRRPVDEVRFLMGFNESILLRRRDELNERDVRIRFIGRRDWRVPKRLARIMDESIEMTANNRGMTFTMAFNYGGRAEIVDAVRQIVASGIKPEKVTEKTIAKHLYAPDMPDPELMIRTSGESRTSNYLLWQLAYSELVFTDVLWPDFRRDHLFEAVLEFQKRERRFGGVLTSPPAKE; translated from the coding sequence GTGCTTCCTAATGGCCTCAACCTTTCTCGAATCCCTACCCATATTGCTGCTGTTATGGACGGTAATGGTCGCTGGGCACAACGGCGTGGTTTGCCTCGTACCGAAGGTCATGCTGCTGGTGAAGAAGCACTCTTTGACACGGTTGAGGGTGCCCTTGAGCTTGGAGTGGAATGGCTCACTGTTTACGCATTTTCCACTGAAAATTGGCGTCGTCCGGTGGATGAGGTTCGTTTCTTGATGGGATTCAACGAATCTATTTTGCTGCGTCGCCGTGACGAGCTGAATGAACGTGACGTGAGAATCCGTTTTATCGGTCGGCGAGATTGGCGGGTCCCGAAACGTTTGGCTCGCATCATGGACGAATCGATTGAAATGACCGCCAACAACCGTGGCATGACCTTTACCATGGCGTTCAACTACGGCGGTCGTGCAGAAATCGTTGATGCGGTGCGCCAAATTGTGGCCTCCGGCATTAAACCTGAAAAGGTCACCGAAAAAACTATCGCTAAGCATCTGTACGCACCGGATATGCCCGATCCGGAGTTGATGATTCGTACCAGTGGTGAATCCCGGACCTCAAACTATCTCCTGTGGCAGCTCGCCTACAGCGAATTGGTGTTCACCGATGTGTTGTGGCCCGATTTTCGGCGGGATCACCTTTTTGAAGCAGTGCTGGAGTTTCAAAAGCGCGAACGCCGCTTTGGTGGAGTGTTAACCAGCCCACCAGCAAAAGAGTAG
- a CDS encoding ATP-dependent DNA helicase, giving the protein MDVTAALNKVVARLPRGGEARSGQMQMAQGFEEAIASKRHAIIQAGTGTGKTLAYLVPAVLSNQKVLVATATKGLQDQLAQKDLPFLAENLGYPFSFAVLKGRNNYICKQRLVELDTGQETLNLAGLGDRTPADEVSELVRWAETTTSGDRAELAFEPSAQAWAAVSVGPRECPGAAKCPSGQHCFTEAARAAAHEADVVVVNTHLLGIDIARDQTVLPEADVVVIDEAHQLEEIISATSSTEIVASRFWTLAQAAAAIIADVSIPQQLGSTASLLNERMMPLAGARLAEIDGDLREALIEARERTNSVLAAVRKVPTNVAGDVPARRERALVAATALLDDLDVALDLPPSQVAWVEGNDSFVSLLITPIDVTGILRQGLWRRDTVLLTSATIPTNFEISLGLGSESFDQLDVGSPFDYSNQALLYCAVDMPDPRHENYQAALHKELEALMVAAGGRTLALFTSWRAMNDAAKHLGPRLPWKLYTQSDLPKTALVEAFSNDEESCLFATMGFWQGIDIPGPSLSLVTIDRLPFPRPDDPVLQARRERLGPKAFGLIDLPRAATLLAQGAGRLIRTSQDRGVVAVLDRRLATSRNYRWQLINALPPMSRTKDRGDVTAFLNQLRSR; this is encoded by the coding sequence ATGGACGTAACGGCGGCCCTCAATAAAGTTGTGGCGCGCCTGCCAAGAGGTGGAGAAGCTCGTAGCGGCCAGATGCAGATGGCGCAGGGCTTCGAAGAAGCAATCGCCAGCAAACGCCACGCCATAATCCAAGCAGGTACTGGCACCGGCAAAACCCTGGCCTACCTCGTGCCAGCGGTTCTTTCCAACCAAAAAGTGTTGGTCGCGACAGCCACCAAAGGTCTCCAAGACCAACTAGCCCAAAAGGACCTGCCGTTTCTAGCTGAAAACTTGGGTTATCCGTTCAGCTTCGCGGTACTCAAAGGGCGGAACAACTACATCTGTAAACAACGCTTGGTAGAACTAGATACCGGGCAGGAAACGTTAAATTTGGCTGGGCTAGGTGACCGCACACCCGCCGATGAAGTTTCCGAGCTTGTTCGGTGGGCTGAAACCACCACGAGTGGCGATCGTGCCGAGTTAGCGTTTGAACCATCGGCGCAGGCCTGGGCAGCCGTCAGCGTTGGTCCACGGGAATGTCCGGGTGCCGCCAAATGCCCTTCTGGTCAACACTGCTTTACTGAAGCGGCTCGAGCCGCGGCCCATGAGGCCGATGTGGTAGTTGTGAACACCCACCTCTTGGGTATCGACATCGCACGAGACCAAACCGTATTGCCAGAAGCCGACGTGGTAGTGATCGACGAAGCACACCAGTTGGAAGAAATAATTTCAGCTACTAGTAGCACCGAAATTGTGGCTAGTCGCTTCTGGACCTTGGCTCAAGCAGCCGCTGCGATTATCGCCGATGTGTCGATACCACAGCAGCTGGGCAGCACAGCTTCATTACTCAATGAACGCATGATGCCACTCGCTGGAGCGCGTTTAGCCGAAATCGATGGTGATCTGCGTGAGGCATTGATTGAAGCACGCGAGCGCACCAACTCGGTATTAGCAGCGGTGCGAAAAGTTCCGACCAACGTGGCCGGCGACGTGCCGGCTCGAAGGGAACGAGCTCTAGTTGCGGCCACCGCCTTGCTAGACGACCTCGACGTAGCTTTAGATTTGCCCCCTTCCCAGGTGGCGTGGGTGGAAGGCAACGACTCGTTCGTCTCGTTGCTGATAACGCCGATCGATGTCACTGGTATCCTGCGCCAAGGTTTATGGCGCCGCGACACAGTGCTGCTCACTAGCGCCACCATTCCCACCAATTTCGAGATTTCGTTGGGCTTAGGGTCAGAAAGTTTTGACCAGCTAGATGTAGGCAGCCCCTTTGATTACTCGAACCAGGCATTGCTGTATTGCGCGGTCGACATGCCCGATCCGCGCCACGAAAATTATCAGGCCGCCTTACATAAAGAATTAGAGGCGCTGATGGTGGCCGCCGGTGGGCGCACCTTGGCGCTGTTCACTTCGTGGCGAGCAATGAACGACGCCGCCAAACACTTGGGACCCCGATTACCTTGGAAGCTTTACACCCAAAGCGACCTACCCAAAACTGCGTTGGTTGAGGCGTTTAGCAACGATGAAGAATCGTGCTTATTTGCCACTATGGGCTTTTGGCAAGGCATTGATATTCCCGGACCATCACTTTCGCTAGTCACCATCGACCGTCTGCCATTCCCCCGACCCGACGATCCGGTATTACAAGCACGTCGAGAACGTCTTGGACCTAAGGCCTTTGGCCTGATCGATCTGCCACGGGCCGCCACCCTCTTAGCCCAAGGCGCTGGTCGACTAATACGAACCAGCCAAGATCGCGGCGTGGTCGCCGTGCTTGATCGGCGTTTGGCCACCTCACGTAATTACCGATGGCAACTAATTAACGCTTTACCACCTATGTCCCGCACCAAAGACCGTGGCGACGTGACCGCATTTTTGAATCAACTTCGAAGCCGCTAA
- the rfbC gene encoding dTDP-4-dehydrorhamnose 3,5-epimerase, whose product METDFKAVPGQIAGLWIIQMRQVSDGRGTVREFYRESAFQAAGLPSFGAVVQINVTETNYGAVRGLHAEAMNKLVAVATGDAFGAYLDLRPDSATYGRVETVQLVPGTQVLVPSGVANGFQATAPGVTQYLYAFNTEWQPGMPGKAANPLDPGINIEWPVPIDRENRAQISEKDAAIGDTMF is encoded by the coding sequence ATGGAGACCGACTTCAAAGCCGTTCCTGGCCAGATTGCAGGCCTTTGGATTATCCAAATGCGCCAAGTTTCCGATGGCCGAGGGACGGTTCGCGAATTTTACCGAGAATCGGCATTTCAGGCCGCCGGTTTGCCGTCATTTGGTGCGGTGGTTCAGATTAACGTCACCGAAACCAACTACGGTGCCGTGCGCGGGCTCCACGCCGAAGCCATGAACAAGCTGGTAGCGGTGGCCACCGGAGATGCCTTTGGTGCCTACCTTGATTTACGCCCCGATTCGGCCACTTATGGCCGGGTGGAAACAGTGCAGTTGGTACCTGGAACTCAGGTACTTGTTCCTAGCGGCGTGGCCAATGGTTTCCAAGCCACCGCACCCGGTGTCACCCAATATCTCTATGCCTTCAACACCGAATGGCAACCAGGCATGCCTGGAAAGGCTGCCAATCCTCTCGATCCTGGCATAAATATTGAATGGCCCGTGCCTATCGATCGCGAAAACCGAGCACAAATTTCAGAAAAAGATGCCGCCATCGGCGATACCATGTTCTGA
- the era gene encoding GTPase Era, with the protein MKSGFVALVGRPNVGKSTLLNQILGQKVTIVSDKPQTTRNQIRGVLNRPGAQIVFVDTPGMHKPRSLLGERLNETATEGLEGVDVVCLVVDATAPIGPGDRWVAQRCPSDTVVVVNKTDIAKPAEVIAQLAKAAEFNFSEYFPVSAQSGDGVAALVDHLIARLPEGPQYYPDDMVTDVPEAFWVAELVREQLLAVTREELPHSIGTRVTEWEWPRVRVEIIVERDSQKGIVIGHRGAVLKEVGTRVRHQLPPGAYVELFVKVDKAWTKRASAIERLGY; encoded by the coding sequence ATGAAATCCGGATTTGTGGCCTTGGTAGGGCGTCCCAACGTTGGCAAGTCCACGCTACTGAACCAGATTTTGGGTCAGAAAGTGACCATTGTTTCCGATAAGCCTCAAACCACCCGGAACCAGATTCGGGGTGTGTTGAACCGCCCTGGTGCCCAGATCGTTTTTGTCGATACTCCTGGCATGCATAAGCCGCGCTCGTTGTTGGGAGAGAGGCTAAATGAGACGGCTACCGAGGGTTTGGAAGGGGTCGACGTCGTATGTTTGGTGGTCGATGCCACCGCGCCCATTGGCCCTGGTGATCGCTGGGTGGCACAGCGTTGTCCCAGTGACACCGTGGTCGTGGTAAACAAAACTGATATCGCCAAACCGGCCGAAGTAATCGCTCAGCTGGCGAAGGCCGCTGAGTTCAATTTCAGCGAATATTTTCCGGTTTCGGCACAATCCGGTGACGGGGTAGCTGCGCTAGTTGATCATCTCATAGCGAGACTGCCCGAAGGCCCCCAGTACTATCCCGACGATATGGTGACCGACGTTCCTGAAGCTTTTTGGGTTGCCGAGCTAGTTCGTGAGCAGCTACTAGCGGTGACTCGAGAAGAGCTACCGCATTCCATTGGGACCAGGGTCACCGAGTGGGAATGGCCACGGGTTCGAGTCGAAATCATTGTGGAGCGCGACTCACAAAAAGGAATTGTCATTGGGCATAGGGGAGCGGTGCTCAAAGAAGTTGGAACCAGGGTTCGCCACCAGCTGCCGCCTGGTGCATACGTAGAACTCTTTGTGAAGGTTGACAAAGCCTGGACCAAGCGTGCCAGCGCCATTGAGCGTTTAGGCTATTAA
- a CDS encoding hemolysin family protein yields MNMALALAMSEAKILALVVAVLLVLAASVLAMAETSLTHLSRARARAIEEAGEKGARPLSQLLDRRETYLNPVLLAVLTFHLSAATIVAVVAHAEWGIRGVAIAFVLEVVVMFVVAEAAPKTWALQSPAKAAVLAAPLVRTLAGFPPLRWVTNALVVLARWFVPGQAMTKRPIVSEEELLAFAGVAAEADVINEDEQELIKSIIEFGDTLVREVMVPRPDIVSVSADFRVADVMEIFAMNGLSRIPACGHSLDEVVGVAYAKDLMRADLDHRGDEPVREVLRAAHFVPESKSVSSLLREMQAEQYHIAIVVDEFGVTAGIVTLEDLIEELVGEIVDEFDVEDPMLEPAGAGVVRVNARVSIDEVNELLGVDLPEGDWDTLGGLVLDYLGHIPTDGETVEVAGLTLRAEKVQGRRIGRVRIELSSPTDNSISSVEG; encoded by the coding sequence ATGAACATGGCTCTCGCACTCGCCATGAGCGAAGCTAAGATTTTGGCGTTGGTGGTGGCAGTACTATTAGTGCTGGCGGCTTCGGTGTTGGCCATGGCCGAAACCTCGCTGACACATCTAAGTCGCGCTCGAGCTCGTGCCATTGAAGAAGCCGGTGAAAAGGGCGCCCGGCCATTGTCCCAGCTGTTGGATCGGCGTGAAACGTATCTGAATCCGGTGCTTTTGGCGGTGCTAACTTTCCATTTGAGCGCCGCCACTATTGTGGCCGTGGTGGCCCATGCCGAATGGGGTATTAGGGGCGTCGCCATCGCCTTTGTGCTCGAGGTGGTGGTCATGTTCGTAGTTGCGGAAGCTGCGCCAAAAACGTGGGCCCTGCAATCACCGGCTAAGGCGGCCGTGTTAGCAGCGCCTCTAGTGCGTACCTTGGCCGGGTTTCCTCCGCTGCGTTGGGTAACGAATGCACTCGTGGTTTTGGCCCGGTGGTTTGTACCTGGCCAGGCCATGACGAAACGTCCCATTGTTTCTGAAGAAGAATTGTTGGCCTTCGCCGGTGTGGCTGCTGAGGCCGACGTGATCAACGAGGACGAACAAGAGCTAATCAAGTCAATCATCGAATTTGGCGACACGTTGGTGCGGGAAGTGATGGTACCGCGGCCCGATATCGTGTCGGTCTCAGCTGATTTCCGGGTGGCCGACGTGATGGAGATCTTCGCCATGAACGGCCTTAGCCGGATCCCGGCGTGTGGGCACAGTCTCGACGAAGTAGTGGGAGTGGCCTACGCCAAAGATCTAATGCGAGCCGACCTCGACCACCGCGGTGATGAGCCGGTGCGAGAGGTGTTGCGGGCAGCACATTTTGTGCCTGAATCTAAGTCGGTCTCTTCCCTGTTACGAGAAATGCAGGCTGAGCAGTACCACATCGCCATTGTGGTTGATGAGTTCGGTGTCACCGCCGGAATTGTGACCCTTGAAGATCTAATCGAAGAACTGGTGGGCGAAATTGTCGATGAGTTTGACGTTGAAGACCCCATGCTTGAACCTGCCGGTGCGGGCGTGGTTCGGGTCAACGCCAGGGTCAGCATCGACGAGGTCAATGAGTTGCTAGGTGTTGACTTGCCCGAGGGAGATTGGGATACCCTTGGTGGCCTGGTGCTCGACTATTTAGGCCACATCCCAACCGATGGTGAAACTGTGGAGGTGGCGGGGCTCACCTTACGAGCCGAAAAGGTTCAAGGGCGACGCATTGGTCGTGTGCGCATTGAGCTGTCGAGCCCAACCGATAATTCAATTTCATCGGTTGAAGGTTGA
- the ybeY gene encoding rRNA maturation RNase YbeY encodes MSSPSPDDPSSTKRSTAIGPQVFVENLQEDIVINEIRWERLALQTLAAAGVNQGEMSISFVDVETITELNEAHMGASGPTDVLAFPMDAADFVLLDTSDRTEEAPLMLGDVIIAPAVAKDNASQHGSGRASNHPGFPSHRGTLDDELALLVVHGTLHLLGHDHYEANETKRMHDAERVVLEAYVASAEPNGTVDGATDGLTNESTGESS; translated from the coding sequence ATGAGTAGTCCTTCACCGGACGACCCTTCGAGTACCAAGCGTTCCACAGCGATCGGTCCGCAGGTCTTCGTGGAAAATCTTCAAGAAGACATTGTGATCAATGAAATTCGTTGGGAACGCTTAGCACTACAAACATTGGCGGCCGCTGGGGTTAACCAGGGCGAGATGTCGATCTCGTTTGTTGACGTCGAAACGATTACTGAGCTGAATGAGGCGCATATGGGTGCCAGTGGCCCCACCGATGTGCTCGCATTTCCCATGGATGCGGCAGATTTCGTTCTCCTAGACACTAGTGATCGAACCGAAGAAGCGCCCCTGATGCTTGGGGATGTAATCATTGCGCCCGCCGTGGCCAAAGACAACGCTTCGCAACATGGCTCAGGCCGTGCGAGCAATCATCCAGGTTTCCCTAGCCACCGCGGCACCTTGGACGACGAATTGGCCCTCTTGGTGGTGCATGGAACGCTGCATCTATTGGGTCACGACCACTACGAAGCCAACGAAACCAAGCGTATGCACGATGCTGAGCGGGTGGTGCTCGAAGCATATGTGGCCAGTGCTGAACCTAACGGCACCGTAGATGGTGCCACCGATGGCCTTACAAACGAGTCCACGGGTGAGTCGTCATGA
- a CDS encoding PhoH family protein, translating into MSDSQIQINVPGNHLLAGLFGEHDQLLRLIEESFSGTNIHVRGNEITLSGEGAGQVSKVFEELVLLLQQGQPLDAPKVSQAIAMVKADEMPSKVFGTEVLRTAKGKIVRPKSSGQKRYVDAIVNNIVTFGVGPAGTGKSWLAVACAVRALQDKEVERIILTRPAVEAGERLGFLPGDLMAKIDPYLRPLYDALYDMVDAEGAQKLLDRNTVEVAPLAFMRGRTLNNSFVILDEAQNTTPEQMKMFLTRIGHGSKAVVTGDRTQIDVAGGRSGLDGLERVLSGIDGLAWVKLGSSDVVRHRIVQDIVDAYERADNRRKRKS; encoded by the coding sequence ATGTCAGATTCGCAGATTCAAATAAATGTCCCCGGAAACCACCTACTGGCTGGTTTATTTGGTGAGCATGATCAGCTGTTGCGTCTGATTGAAGAAAGCTTTTCGGGCACCAACATTCATGTGAGGGGTAACGAAATAACGCTGAGTGGCGAGGGTGCGGGCCAGGTCAGCAAGGTATTCGAAGAGCTGGTGTTACTGCTGCAACAAGGTCAACCTCTCGACGCCCCTAAAGTTAGCCAAGCCATTGCCATGGTCAAGGCCGATGAAATGCCCTCTAAGGTTTTTGGTACCGAAGTCTTACGCACTGCCAAGGGCAAAATTGTGCGACCCAAATCGAGTGGCCAAAAACGTTATGTCGACGCCATCGTGAATAATATTGTGACCTTTGGTGTGGGGCCCGCCGGTACCGGCAAGAGCTGGCTGGCCGTGGCCTGCGCTGTTCGAGCGTTGCAAGACAAAGAAGTTGAGCGCATTATTTTAACGCGGCCCGCGGTGGAAGCCGGGGAACGACTGGGCTTCCTGCCCGGTGACCTCATGGCAAAGATCGACCCGTACCTGCGGCCTCTCTACGATGCGCTCTACGACATGGTTGATGCAGAAGGTGCCCAAAAACTGCTGGATCGGAACACGGTTGAAGTCGCACCGCTCGCATTTATGCGGGGTCGTACCTTGAACAATAGTTTTGTGATTCTGGACGAGGCGCAAAACACGACACCTGAACAAATGAAGATGTTTTTAACCCGTATCGGTCATGGTTCTAAGGCCGTGGTGACCGGTGACCGTACTCAAATTGATGTTGCTGGTGGGCGTAGCGGACTTGACGGTCTGGAGCGCGTTCTCAGTGGCATCGATGGCTTAGCTTGGGTGAAACTTGGCAGTAGCGACGTGGTGCGCCACCGGATCGTGCAAGACATTGTCGATGCTTACGAACGCGCCGATAATCGTAGAAAACGTAAATCGTGA
- a CDS encoding helix-turn-helix domain-containing protein codes for MSKEIKWLSTGEAARQLGVTTRTLYRFIDEGQLPAYRFGRVIRLQEAEVQSFIESCRIPAGSLEHLYPDLVDSGSSTSETD; via the coding sequence ATGAGTAAAGAGATTAAGTGGCTCTCAACGGGCGAAGCGGCCAGACAACTCGGTGTCACCACGCGCACGCTTTACCGTTTCATCGATGAAGGCCAGTTGCCCGCTTACCGTTTTGGGCGAGTAATCAGGTTGCAAGAGGCCGAGGTGCAAAGTTTTATTGAATCGTGTCGTATTCCTGCTGGTTCGCTCGAACATCTCTATCCCGATCTTGTCGATAGCGGCAGTAGCACTTCCGAAACTGACTGA